Proteins encoded together in one Amphritea japonica ATCC BAA-1530 window:
- the nadA gene encoding quinolinate synthase NadA, which translates to MLNKEELSDRILVQEYFAREHLPGELNTLQQDEYKNRIKQLLKEKDACLVAHYYTDQVLQELADETGGCVSDSLEMARFGNTHPAKTLIVAGVKFMGETAKILNPEKRVLMPTLEANCSLDIGCPAEEFTAFCDAHPDHEVVVYANTSAAVKARADWVVTSGIALKVVEHLADQGKKIIWAPDKHLGAYVQKQTGIEMLMWDAACIVHDEFKAQRLLDLKKVYPDAAVLVHPESPDPVVELADMVGSTTQIINAARDLPNKQFIVATDRAIFYKMRQAAPDKEFIEAPTGGSGATCRSCAHCPWMAMNGLENVLQALEEGADEILVDESLIDDARRPLQRMLDFSANNG; encoded by the coding sequence ATGTTGAATAAAGAAGAGTTGTCAGATCGTATTCTGGTTCAGGAGTATTTTGCTAGAGAACACCTTCCTGGTGAGCTGAATACATTGCAGCAGGATGAATACAAGAACCGTATCAAGCAACTTTTGAAAGAGAAAGATGCCTGTCTGGTCGCACACTATTATACCGACCAGGTTCTTCAGGAACTGGCTGATGAGACGGGCGGTTGTGTCTCTGACTCTCTTGAGATGGCCCGCTTTGGTAATACTCATCCAGCTAAAACGCTGATTGTTGCTGGCGTGAAATTTATGGGTGAAACGGCCAAAATACTGAATCCTGAAAAGCGGGTTCTTATGCCGACGCTGGAAGCGAACTGCTCACTGGATATCGGTTGTCCGGCAGAAGAGTTTACTGCGTTTTGTGATGCGCATCCTGATCATGAAGTAGTGGTTTATGCCAATACCTCTGCTGCGGTTAAAGCCAGAGCAGATTGGGTAGTGACATCAGGTATAGCGCTGAAAGTTGTTGAGCACTTAGCTGATCAGGGTAAAAAGATTATCTGGGCCCCGGACAAACACTTGGGTGCCTATGTACAGAAGCAGACTGGCATCGAGATGCTTATGTGGGATGCTGCTTGTATCGTGCATGATGAATTTAAAGCACAACGCCTGCTGGATCTTAAAAAAGTGTATCCCGATGCAGCTGTGCTAGTGCATCCGGAATCACCTGATCCCGTTGTCGAATTGGCGGATATGGTGGGTTCAACAACGCAAATTATCAACGCTGCACGCGATCTGCCTAATAAGCAGTTTATTGTCGCTACAGACCGGGCCATATTTTATAAAATGCGTCAGGCGGCGCCCGATAAAGAGTTTATTGAGGCTCCTACCGGTGGTTCTGGGGCAACTTGCAGAAGTTGTGCTCACTGCCCCTGGATGGCAATGAATGGTCTTGAGAATGTGCTTCAGGCACTGGAAGAGGGTGCAGACGAGATTCTTGTTGATGAGTCGTTGATCGATGATGCTCGCCGGCCGCTTCAGCGGATGCTGGATTTCTCTGCTAACAACGGTTAA
- the queC gene encoding 7-cyano-7-deazaguanine synthase QueC, whose translation MSTPTDNAVVLLSGGLDSATALAMASERGFNCYVLSFDYGQRSQTELTAAKKIAADLKVKEHRIVRLNLEDFGGSALTDSSIDVPDHEEEGIPVTYVPARNTVFMSLALAWAEVLHAQYIVIGVNAVDYSGYPDCRPEYIAAFEHMANLATKTGVEGERLSIETPLIDLTKAEIIREGTRLGVNYGLTVSCYQADDEGRACGVCDSCRLRAKGFEDAGVADPTPYMPGV comes from the coding sequence ATGAGTACTCCCACCGACAATGCTGTCGTATTGTTATCTGGCGGTCTTGATTCAGCGACTGCGCTGGCGATGGCTTCCGAACGCGGTTTTAATTGCTATGTGCTGAGCTTTGACTATGGTCAGCGTTCACAGACAGAGCTTACAGCAGCGAAGAAAATTGCTGCGGATCTAAAGGTAAAAGAACATCGCATTGTACGTCTGAATCTGGAAGACTTTGGCGGCTCTGCGCTGACAGATAGCAGTATCGATGTACCTGATCATGAGGAAGAAGGGATTCCGGTGACTTATGTGCCTGCCCGGAATACTGTATTTATGTCCCTGGCGTTGGCATGGGCTGAAGTACTGCATGCTCAATATATCGTCATCGGTGTCAACGCCGTTGATTATTCGGGCTACCCGGATTGTCGCCCTGAATATATTGCGGCATTTGAGCATATGGCCAACTTAGCGACCAAGACTGGTGTTGAAGGCGAGCGACTGAGTATTGAAACGCCGTTGATCGATCTGACTAAGGCTGAGATTATTCGGGAAGGAACTCGTTTGGGAGTGAATTACGGCCTGACAGTTTCCTGTTATCAGGCAGATGATGAGGGCAGGGCGTGTGGCGTGTGCGATAGTTGCAGACTGAGGGCAAAAGGCTTCGAAGATGCAGGCGTAGCTGACCCAACGCCTTATATGCCAGGGGTGTAA
- the ybgF gene encoding tol-pal system protein YbgF: protein MRKISSLAAVLVLSSASAYAADPVPVIELQIEDSSANRSSINNPSGPLQGSGNDIMLLQQLQDEVRVLRGMVEQQQYQIRQMEQQQRDRYRDLDRRIAAGQNQPANGSASSLSQPISGGSVTGSASAGSSAPLPAADSTPTDAQAYQQAFSLVRQKNFPAALAEFDKFIELYPDSVRLPNAYYWVGEVNLAEQKLEPAKVAFEQVQQMFPQHRKAADASYKLGVIYHQMGDQTKADAMFKDTITRYPESSAANLARDYLKR from the coding sequence ATGCGAAAAATATCTAGTCTTGCAGCGGTACTGGTGCTTTCAAGCGCCAGTGCTTATGCAGCTGATCCCGTCCCTGTTATTGAATTGCAGATAGAGGATAGCTCAGCTAATCGCTCGTCTATCAATAACCCCTCCGGTCCGCTTCAGGGCAGTGGCAATGATATAATGCTATTGCAGCAGCTTCAGGATGAGGTGCGGGTGCTTCGTGGTATGGTTGAACAGCAACAATATCAGATTAGACAGATGGAACAGCAGCAGCGGGACCGGTATCGTGATCTTGATCGACGGATAGCCGCTGGACAAAATCAGCCAGCGAATGGCTCTGCATCCTCTTTATCTCAGCCCATATCGGGTGGTTCGGTGACTGGTAGTGCGTCAGCAGGTTCGTCTGCGCCTTTACCCGCCGCTGATAGTACTCCGACTGATGCGCAGGCCTACCAGCAGGCGTTTTCACTCGTAAGACAGAAAAACTTTCCTGCGGCTTTAGCTGAATTTGATAAGTTTATAGAACTTTATCCAGACAGTGTTCGTCTCCCGAATGCATATTATTGGGTGGGTGAGGTTAACCTTGCCGAGCAGAAACTTGAGCCAGCAAAAGTGGCTTTTGAGCAGGTTCAGCAAATGTTTCCTCAACATCGCAAAGCTGCCGATGCTTCCTATAAGTTAGGCGTGATCTACCATCAAATGGGAGATCAGACGAAAGCTGATGCAATGTTTAAAGACACTATCACCCGTTATCCTGAGAGTTCGGCAGCCAATCTGGCGCGTGACTATTTAAAACGATAA
- the pal gene encoding peptidoglycan-associated lipoprotein Pal has translation MRAMNIGKATALALTVVWAAGCSTTNTSDTGSMGGDSAATTTEATSGSSMSGTSMEDIKNLATVFYFDFDTSQVKSEAVVALRGHAKYLVANPSASVVLEGHADERGTREYNIALGERRAQAVARVLTVNGVSSSQIELVSFGEEKPAIMGHNDSSWAQNRRVELKY, from the coding sequence ATGCGTGCTATGAATATTGGCAAGGCCACTGCTTTGGCCCTGACAGTCGTTTGGGCTGCAGGTTGTAGTACTACAAATACTTCAGATACAGGTAGCATGGGCGGCGACTCTGCGGCAACTACTACTGAAGCGACTTCAGGTTCTTCTATGTCTGGTACCTCTATGGAAGACATTAAGAATCTGGCGACAGTCTTCTACTTTGACTTTGATACGTCTCAGGTGAAGTCAGAAGCGGTTGTGGCTCTGCGTGGACATGCGAAGTATCTGGTTGCTAACCCTTCTGCAAGTGTTGTTCTGGAAGGTCACGCTGATGAGCGTGGAACCCGTGAGTACAATATCGCTCTGGGCGAACGTCGTGCACAGGCAGTTGCCCGCGTACTGACTGTCAATGGTGTTTCCAGCAGCCAGATTGAACTGGTTAGCTTTGGTGAAGAAAAACCAGCGATAATGGGCCATAACGATAGTTCATGGGCTCAGAATCGTCGTGTAGAACTTAAATACTAA
- the tolB gene encoding Tol-Pal system beta propeller repeat protein TolB: MQRSFMFIFLCFFSLLVRAELTIEITQGVDEPTPVAVVPFAWSGVQALPEDVAQVISDDLYRSGMFKLMPRDNMLSFPSDRSSLYFRDWRISGSDFIVIGRVSEADGQLSVAFELYDILKEERILGEVVKANRTNLRAVGHYISDKVFEALTGVRGAFSTRIVYVTAEQPRPKTYRYRLMLADADGHNPRTILESKEPIMSPAWSQDGSKLAYVSFESGRPAVYIQYLATGKREKVQSFRGLNGAPAWSPDGKKLALVLSKDGNPEVYILDLQQRRLNRVTHHFGIDTEPSWSPDGQSLIFTSDRGGQPQIYSIYLPTRDVTRLTFEGQYNARGRLTQDGRFLAMVHQNNGSFHIAVQDLRSGRLDLLTETFMDESPTIAPNGSIILYATQEGVRGVLSAVSLDGRVKFRLPSTKGDVREPAWSPFQ, encoded by the coding sequence ATGCAACGTAGTTTTATGTTTATCTTTTTATGTTTCTTTAGCCTGCTGGTACGGGCCGAACTCACCATAGAAATTACTCAGGGTGTGGATGAGCCAACGCCGGTTGCTGTTGTTCCTTTTGCGTGGAGTGGAGTTCAGGCGCTGCCGGAGGATGTAGCTCAGGTGATCAGTGATGATCTGTACCGCAGCGGTATGTTTAAGCTGATGCCGCGGGACAATATGCTGAGTTTTCCATCTGATAGAAGCTCCCTGTATTTTCGTGATTGGCGAATCAGTGGTAGTGACTTCATCGTTATCGGCCGGGTGAGTGAGGCCGACGGACAGCTAAGTGTTGCTTTTGAATTGTATGACATCCTCAAAGAGGAACGTATTCTAGGGGAGGTTGTTAAGGCTAATAGAACGAACCTTAGAGCAGTTGGTCATTATATCAGTGATAAGGTGTTTGAGGCGCTTACTGGCGTGCGGGGAGCTTTCTCTACACGAATTGTTTATGTAACCGCTGAACAACCGCGGCCTAAAACCTATCGTTATCGTCTGATGCTTGCCGATGCCGATGGTCACAATCCTCGTACGATTCTGGAATCGAAAGAGCCTATTATGTCTCCTGCCTGGTCGCAGGATGGTAGTAAATTGGCGTATGTATCGTTTGAGTCAGGCCGGCCAGCAGTCTATATTCAATATTTAGCGACGGGTAAGCGTGAGAAAGTACAGTCATTCCGGGGGCTTAATGGCGCACCGGCCTGGTCACCTGATGGGAAAAAACTGGCGTTAGTGCTATCAAAGGATGGAAACCCCGAAGTTTATATTCTTGATCTTCAACAGCGACGCCTTAATCGTGTAACCCATCACTTTGGTATCGATACCGAACCTTCCTGGTCACCGGATGGTCAGTCGTTGATCTTTACTTCAGACCGTGGCGGGCAACCGCAGATCTATTCAATATATCTGCCTACCCGTGACGTTACCCGTTTGACCTTTGAAGGCCAGTATAATGCTCGGGGACGGCTGACTCAGGACGGTCGCTTTCTGGCTATGGTGCATCAGAATAATGGTTCATTTCATATCGCAGTTCAGGATCTTCGAAGTGGGCGGCTGGATCTGCTGACTGAAACCTTTATGGATGAGTCTCCAACGATTGCACCCAACGGTAGTATTATTCTGTATGCAACCCAGGAAGGTGTGCGTGGCGTGTTGTCAGCGGTGTCGCTTGATGGACGGGTTAAATTCCGTTTGCCCTCTACTAAGGGGGATGTTCGTGAACCTGCCTGGTCGCCATTCCAATAA
- the tolA gene encoding cell envelope integrity protein TolA, with protein sequence MNLRSYLLPAFLALILHSVILSALFYSWFGYAEDHRQLTPRHVKAQMVDLKTQIKASQQAKQAEARKKADAKKKADAKKKADAKKKADAKKKADAKKKADAKKKADAKKKADAKKKADAKKKADAKKKADAKKKADAKKKADAKKKADAKKQEALENEQARKEVEEKLAEQQRREREEQAKAQREAELDAAMAQEEREMQAEQEQQSVAGYRDYIAYEIEQNWRRPPSARNGMKVSLALHLLPTGEVDNVYVVKGSGNNHFDESAIRAVKRVGRFSKLQEMDPVLFDRYYRKFNLEFIPSDLRR encoded by the coding sequence GTGAATTTACGTAGTTATCTCCTACCGGCTTTCCTTGCGCTGATTCTTCATTCGGTCATTCTGAGTGCGCTATTTTATAGTTGGTTTGGCTATGCTGAGGATCATCGGCAGCTGACTCCTCGTCATGTTAAAGCGCAAATGGTCGACCTTAAAACGCAAATAAAAGCTTCGCAGCAGGCAAAGCAGGCGGAAGCGCGTAAGAAGGCAGACGCGAAGAAAAAAGCGGATGCTAAGAAAAAGGCAGATGCGAAGAAAAAGGCAGATGCGAAGAAAAAAGCAGATGCGAAGAAAAAAGCGGATGCGAAGAAAAAAGCGGATGCGAAGAAAAAAGCAGATGCTAAGAAAAAAGCAGATGCGAAGAAAAAAGCAGATGCGAAGAAAAAAGCAGATGCGAAGAAAAAAGCAGATGCGAAGAAGAAAGCAGATGCGAAGAAGAAAGCTGACGCAAAGAAACAAGAAGCGCTTGAAAATGAGCAGGCGCGTAAAGAAGTAGAAGAGAAGCTTGCAGAGCAGCAGCGCCGGGAGAGGGAAGAGCAGGCGAAAGCACAGCGAGAGGCTGAGTTGGATGCTGCAATGGCTCAAGAAGAGCGGGAAATGCAGGCGGAGCAGGAACAGCAAAGTGTCGCAGGTTATCGTGACTATATTGCTTACGAGATAGAACAAAACTGGAGACGTCCTCCAAGTGCCCGTAACGGCATGAAAGTTTCGTTAGCACTGCATCTCTTGCCGACCGGGGAAGTTGATAATGTTTACGTGGTTAAAGGCAGCGGCAATAATCATTTCGATGAAAGTGCAATTCGTGCAGTAAAGCGTGTTGGACGTTTTTCAAAGTTACAGGAAATGGACCCGGTTCTGTTTGACCGATACTACCGAAAGTTTAATTTAGAATTTATTCCGTCAGATCTACGCAGGTGA
- the tolR gene encoding protein TolR, with protein sequence MIRRAKTKRKLNADINVVPYIDVMMVLLVIFMITAPMLTQGVDVELPKASSDPVDTQDSEPVIVTVDKDGQYFIDVGGDPLAPVSGEVVEERISKILSSNPKKLLLVRGDRGVDYDHVIQLMTLLQQAGAESVGLVTE encoded by the coding sequence ATGATTCGCAGAGCTAAAACGAAACGTAAGCTCAATGCCGATATCAATGTTGTACCCTACATTGATGTGATGATGGTGTTGCTGGTTATTTTTATGATTACCGCGCCGATGTTAACCCAGGGCGTTGACGTTGAGTTGCCTAAAGCAAGTTCAGATCCGGTTGATACCCAGGACAGTGAGCCGGTTATTGTGACTGTTGATAAGGACGGGCAGTATTTTATCGATGTAGGAGGAGATCCGCTTGCACCGGTTTCTGGTGAAGTTGTAGAGGAACGGATTAGCAAGATTCTCAGTAGTAACCCGAAGAAGCTTTTATTGGTTCGAGGAGATAGAGGAGTTGATTACGATCATGTGATACAGCTGATGACCCTGCTTCAACAAGCCGGCGCAGAAAGTGTCGGGTTGGTTACAGAGTAG